From a single Nakaseomyces glabratus chromosome H, complete sequence genomic region:
- the GCN2 gene encoding serine/threonine-protein kinase GCN2 (CAGL0H01199g~Ortholog(s) have eukaryotic translation initiation factor 2alpha kinase activity, tRNA binding activity), giving the protein MSRSYLSLDEYYEIQCNELEAIKSIYMDDFEDRTRKKSKWDKQPQIQFDISLRSMDKDPEELSLVVHFAMTPMYPHTAPEISFGERSNVTDTQIKVLENRLKEIFKELKGQEMVFEITSYIQEKLDEFQNNVTTSSLEDERLQRIKEEEEKMIREEEERKRRIEEKKINEQKRIDEIVQKELAKRQDDEDDEKIFQHKSQVNLMPPQDWISSGEAILFPKVMKAKLPNNTQFKFCAVVAPKQIFLQNDILSFANQYLVKPYVPSDSPLADVLMSSEMMQNFYFLLTEIHLKNPYFNTSNGKKEIANLEKELESLLKVQHDNVLRVFSFTVERMGKNHSSFFWKIRILTEYSPAYSVGEIVQSVNFVNLATARVWIIRLLEGLESLHKAGIPHRCISLETVLLLKDTDLGNTVPKLTHPSYAYIIINMLSRYPNKDDNNIELPEFAWPAPELSKNPSMKPTRMTDIWQMGVIFLQMINGIESVVDFSTPSDFLEAYAMDESLHDVLSKMLNNDPKKRLGTLELLPMKFFRTNIDSSANKLFIHTEKSFQNFQNMGSSYETKDRTLSSSSMRRRSFNVGSRFSSVNPSTKSRYATDFEEIAVLGKGAFGQVVKARNALDSRYYAIKKIRHSEEKLSSILSEVMLLASLNHQYVVRYYAAWLEEDIVDNDVFESSDDESYSDESSEISKDDLLLSSGFTSRLSTKDLDESNFDFISNSGYPDIVFENSGDDNSKNESDESNESDETDSDFSDAESASNGIEFVREDSMKKTKKRSTLFIQMEYCENRTLYDLIHNEGLNKERDEYWRLFRQILEALSYIHSQGIIHRDLKPMNIFIDESRNVKIGDFGLAKNVHKSLDALKLDSQMSTGSVDDLTSAIGTALYVATEVLTGKGNYNEKIDMYSLGIIFFEMIYPFSTGMERVNILKDLRSSNVKFPNDFDNNRMKTEKKIITLLVDHDPQKRPGAKTLLNSGWLPAKHADEVIKEALKSLSNPSSPWQQQVRETLFDQPYSLTNDILYDNNKQVTTKFAQILRARMTEEVVKIFRKHGGVENNGPPRIFPKAPIYGTQNVYEVLDLGGTVLQLQYDLTYPMARYLSKTTSTINKQYRMQYVYRPPENSKSSLEPRRFGEIDFDIISTSSSESSFYDAESIKIIDEILTVFPVYEKTNTLFVVNHADILDNVFNFLNIDKAQRPVVSRLLSQIGFAKSFREIKAELKSQLNIASTALNDLEMFDFKLDFEGAKKRLQKLMIDSPYLRKIEESLNHISKVLNYLKPLEVTRNIVLSPLSNYNSAFYKGGIMFQSIYDDGSSRNLIAAGGRYDNLISYFARPSGRKSSTAFRAVGFNLAWETIFGIAQSYFKLASKNRTKKRKEFLKDVSIDWKPSRCDVLVSSFSNSIFDTIGVNILNQLWKNGIKADFLRNCYTVDDVVSGAQQDGVDWIVLIKQQSYTVNSQKRKYKPLKVKHLGSDIDVDVTLEEFLVLYRQETTRKLGVENQLLASEKYEETKRWDDGSSAGSSQEDDNDEPLNGNANRKITYVPNMATRSKKASKREKWVYEDGARHASQAIINDLSNAPIIAVDALRDEAMDIIAITSLAQKDEWLRKVFGSGNNSTPRSFATSIYNNLSKEASKGHKWAILYCHKNNKSCVVDLQR; this is encoded by the coding sequence ATGTCCAGAAGCTATCTGTCATTGGATGAATACTATGAAATTCAATGCAATGAGTTGGAAGCGATAAAATCGATATATATGGATGACTTTGAAGATCGCACCAggaagaaatcaaaatggGACAAGCAACCTCAAATACAGTTTGATATTAGTCTCCGATCTATGGATAAAGATCCTGAAGAGTTATCACTCGTAGTCCATTTTGCCATGACACCAATGTATCCACATACTGCACCAGAAATATCCTTCGGTGAACGATCAAATGTCACAGATACCCAGATTAAGGTACTAGAAAACAGGCTGAAGGAGATATTTAAAGAATTGAAAGGTCAAGAAATGGTCTTTGAGATAACATCGTATATACAAGAGAAATTAGATGAATTCCAAAACAATGTCACTACATCATCTTTAGAAGATGAGCGTTTACAAAGGAtaaaagaggaagaagagaagatgataagagaagaagaagaaagaaaacgCCGGATagaggaaaagaaaatcaatGAACAAAAACGTATCGATGAAATTGTGCAGAAAGAGTTAGCTAAGAGACAAGACGATGAGGATGACGAGAAAATATTCCAACATAAAAGCCAGGTAAATCTCATGCCGCCCCAGGACTGGATATCATCAGGTGAGGCTATATTATTCCCTAAGGTAATGAAGGCAAAACTACCAAATAATACacaattcaaattttgtgCTGTTGTAGCTCCAAAGCAGATTTTTCTGCAAAATGACATTTTATCGTTTGCCAATCAGTATCTAGTGAAACCATACGTACCGTCTGATTCTCCATTAGCTGATGTTTTAATGTCATCAGAAATGATGCAAAacttctattttttgttaacCGAAATTCACTTGAAAAATCCATATTTCAATACAAGTAATGGTAAAAAAGAGATAGCAAATTTAGAGAAAGAGCTTGAATCACTTTTGAAAGTGCAGCATGATAACGTCTTGAGAGTATTTTCATTTACAGTTGAAAGGATGGGGAAAAACCATTCGAGTTTTTTTTGGAAGATAAGGATATTGACAGAATATTCCCCTGCATATTCAGTTGGCGAGATTGTTCAATCTGTCAACTTTGTGAACTTAGCAACTGCTAGAGTTTGGATAATTCGACTGCTGGAAGGTCTAGAATCCTTACACAAGGCTGGTATACCTCACAGATGCATATCTTTAGAGACCGTATTGTTACTGAAAGATACCGACTTGGGTAATACAGTACCAAAACTTACCCATCCTTCATATGCTTACATCATAATTAATATGCTATCAAGATATCCTAATAAAGATGATAACAATATAGAATTACCTGAATTTGCTTGGCCAGCACCTGAGCTAAGTAAAAATCCATCTATGAAGCCGACGAGGATGACGGACATTTGGCAAATGGGTGtcatttttcttcagaTGATTAATGGTATCGAATCTGTAGTGGACTTTTCTACGCCGTCTGACTTTCTTGAAGCATACGCCATGGATGAGAGCTTACACGATGTTCTATCAAAAATGCTTAATAATGATCCCAAGAAAAGATTGGGCACACTGGAACTCCTTCctatgaaatttttcagaacCAACATTGATTCCTCAGCTAACAAATTGTTCATTCACACAGAAAAATCATTCCaaaactttcaaaatatGGGCTCATCATATGAGACTAAAGATAGAACACTTTCAAGTAGTAGTATGAGAAGAAGATCTTTCAATGTTGGATCAAGATTTTCTTCTGTCAATCCATCTACTAAGTCTAGATATGCCACcgattttgaagaaattgctgTTCTTGGTAAAGGTGCCTTTGGTCAAGTTGTTAAAGCCAGAAATGCGCTTGATAGTAGATATTATGCCATTAAGAAAATTAGACACtctgaagaaaaattatcGAGCATCCTTAGTGAAGTAATGTTGCTTGCTAGTTTAAATCATCAGTATGTTGTACGTTACTATGCTGCCTGGCTGGAGGAAGATATTGTCGATAACGACGTTTTTGAATCAAGTGATGATGAGTCTTATTCAGATGAAAGTTCCGAAATATCCAAGGATGACCTATTGTTATCTAGCGGTTTTACCAGCAGATTGTCCACAAAAGATTTGGACGAGAgtaattttgatttcatttCTAATTCTGGCTATCCCGATatagtttttgaaaatagtGGTGATGATAACTCTAAAAATGAATCAGATGAATCGAATGAATCAGACGAAACGGATTCTGATTTTTCGGATGCTGAAAGTGCTAGCAATGGCATTGAATTTGTTAGAGAAGATTCCATGAAGAAAACTAAGAAGCGGAGTACTCTCTTTATTCAAATGGAATACTGTGAAAATCGCACCTTATATGATTTAATACATAATGAAGGTCTCAATAAAGAGAGAGATGAATATTGGAGACTATTCAGACAAATACTAGAGGCCTTAAGTTACATACATTCCCAAGGTATCATTCACAGAGATCTTAAACCTATGAACATTTTCATTGACGAATCTCGTAATGTTAAGATTGGTGACTTTGGGCTGGCAAAGAATGTACATAAATCATTGGATGCCTTGAAATTGGACTCTCAGATGTCTACAGGAAGTGTAGATGATTTGACTTCAGCAATCGGCACTGCACTATATGTTGCAACGGAAGTACTAACCGGAAAAGGAAactataatgaaaaaatagaTATGTACTCCTTGGGTATCatcttttttgaaatgataTATCCATTTAGTACAGGTATGGAAAGAGTCAATATTTTAAAGGATTTAAGATCATCTAATGTAAAGTTTCCAAATGATTTCGATAACAATAGAATgaaaacagaaaagaaaatcatAACCTTGCTAGTCGATCATGACCCACAAAAAAGGCCTGGGGCAAAAACTCTTTTGAACAGTGGATGGCTACCAGCAAAACATGCTGATGAAGTAATCAAAGAAGCCTTAAAAAGTCTATCTAACCCTTCTTCTCCTTGGCAACAGCAAGTGAGAGAAACACTATTTGACCAGCCATACAGTTTAACAAATGACATACTATATGATAATAACAAGCAAGTTACTACAAAGTTTGCTCAAATTTTACGTGCTAGAATGACGGAAGAAGTAGTCAAAATATTTAGAAAACATGGTGGTGTTGAGAATAATGGTCCTCCACGAATATTCCCTAAAGCGCCAATATATGGAACTCAAAATGTGTATGAGGTTTTAGATCTGGGCGGTACAGTTTTGCAACTTCAATATGATTTAACATATCCCATGGCTCGATACCTTTCGAAAACAACCAGTACaataaacaaacaataTCGGATGCAATATGTCTATCGTCCACCtgaaaattcaaaatcaagTTTAGAGCCCAGAAGATTTGGTGAAATTGATTTCGACATTATTTCtacttcttcatctgaGTCATCGTTCTATGATGCCGAAAGCATAAAAATCATAGATGAAATATTGACTGTGTTCCCAGTGTATGAAAAGACTAACACTTTATTTGTAGTTAATCACGCTGACATATTGGATAATGTATTTAACTTCCTAAACATCGATAAAGCGCAAAGGCCAGTTGTTTCACGACTACTCTCTCAGATAGGTTTTGCAAAGTCTTTCAGGGAGATAAAAGCGGAACTGAAATCTCAATTGAATATTGCATCAACTGCCTTGAATGATCTCGAAATGTTTGATTTTAAATTGGATTTCGAGGGCGCTAAGAAGAGGCTGCAAAAACTAATGATTGACAGTCCTTACTTGAGGAAAATTGAGGAATCTTTAAATCATATTTCAAAAGTCTTAAACTATCTGAAACCTTTGGAGGTTACAAGAAATATTGTTCTTTCCCCACTCTCAAACTACAATAGTGCATTTTACAAAGGTGGTATAATGTTTCAATCAATATATGATGATGGTTCATCACGTAACCTGATTGCTGCAGGGGGTAGATACGATAATCTAATATCATACTTTGCAAGACCATCCGGTAGAAAATCTAGCACTGCATTTAGGGCAGTTGGATTTAATCTTGCCTGGGAAACAATATTTGGGATAGCGCAAAGTTATTTCAAACTAGCTTCCAAAAATAGAACTAAAAAGAGGAAGGAATTTCTAAAAGATGTTAGTATTGACTGGAAACCTAGTCGCTGTGATGTCCTTGTATCCAGCTTCTCGAACAGTATTTTTGATACAATTGGAGTAAATATTCTAAACCAACTATGGAAAAATGGAATCAAGGCCGACTTTTTGAGAAACTGTTATACAGTCGATGATGTCGTAAGTGGCGCCCAGCAAGATGGAGTTGACTGGATTGTCTTAATTAAGCAACAATCCTACACTGTAAACAgtcaaaaaagaaagtacaAACCATTAAAGGTGAAACATCTGGGCAGTGATATTGATGTTGATGTAACATTGGAAGAATTTCTCGTCTTGTACAGGCAAGAGACGACCCGCAAGTTAGGAGTTGAAAATCAATTACTGGCTTCTGAGAAATATGAGGAAACCAAAAGATGGGATGATGGTAGCAGTGCAGGAAGCAGTCAGGAggatgataatgatgagCCTCTTAATGGGAATGCTAATAGGAAGATTACTTACGTTCCGAACATGGCTACTCGTTCAAAGAAAGCCAgtaaaagagaaaaatggGTCTATGAAGATGGTGCGAGACATGCATCTCAGGCAATCATAAATGATTTATCAAATGCACCTATAATCGCAGTCGATGCATTAAGGGATGAGGCGATGGATATTATTGCGATCACCTCTCTTGCACAAAAAGATGAATGGCTACGGAAGGTTTTTGGATCGGGCAATAACTCTACTCCTAGAAGTTTTGCTACAAGTATTTACAATAATTTATCGAAGGAAGCATCAAAGGGGCACAAATGGGCTATTCTATACTGCCATAAGAACAATAAATCCTGTGTTGTCGATCTACAGAGATAA